The Geodermatophilaceae bacterium NBWT11 genome has a segment encoding these proteins:
- a CDS encoding TetR/AcrR family transcriptional regulator, translating into MTAADPPSSGSLRDRQKAATRELLRASAMEVFLDRGFAAATVDEIAAAAGSSRATFYFHFTSKAEVVSDYCADVLDPESLRVYALLEALDPADVHALRSWLDGALGYFERHRAVLEVAREAAVLDAALARLSATGVLDRCAQAAPHFLDRWPPDRRAVVRMRLEVLVLGLADVGLLWLGGRWPLPRSAVLDELVRSWQHGLSEPRETG; encoded by the coding sequence ATGACGGCTGCCGATCCCCCCTCGTCCGGTTCGTTGCGCGACCGCCAGAAGGCGGCCACCCGGGAGCTGCTCCGCGCATCCGCCATGGAGGTGTTCCTGGACCGGGGGTTCGCCGCTGCGACGGTGGACGAGATCGCCGCCGCGGCCGGCAGCAGCCGGGCCACCTTCTACTTCCACTTCACGAGCAAGGCCGAGGTGGTCTCGGACTACTGCGCGGACGTGCTGGACCCCGAGTCGCTGCGCGTCTACGCGCTCTTGGAGGCACTGGACCCCGCCGATGTGCATGCACTGCGTTCGTGGCTGGACGGTGCACTGGGGTACTTCGAGCGGCACCGCGCGGTCCTCGAGGTGGCCCGAGAGGCGGCGGTGCTCGACGCGGCGCTCGCCCGGCTGTCGGCCACCGGTGTGCTGGACCGTTGCGCCCAGGCCGCACCGCACTTCTTGGACCGGTGGCCACCCGACCGGCGAGCGGTCGTGCGGATGCGTCTGGAGGTGCTGGTCCTGGGTCTGGCGGACGTCGGACTGCTCTGGCTCGGGGGCCGCTGGCCGTTGCCGCGGTCCGCCGTGTTGGACGAACTCGTCC
- a CDS encoding alpha/beta hydrolase yields MADARSSSRVAAFWRSRNEPDEGGSAAVMGAGYEFPVSRGVGTSGGTGAASRLPHCGDRYPLEEPTVPLDDPTTALLAQLAQLGAPPLASQTPEQMRAAAQGAGLSPTAPPMHRVHDLQVPTDDGATVPVRLLVPVEHPDGLLVYLHGGGWVFGGIEGFEQVGRELAARTGLAVAVVAYRLAPEFPHPTPLADAWSAVSWLSEQAAGLLGVDGPLVVAGDSAGATLATVVARRAAATDGPRIAAQVLVYPAVDHAMDTNSYLDPQNQLLVDAAAMAVLWDHYVPDHVERSHPDVSPLRADDLGGLPPTILATAEFDVLRDEGEAYADRLAEAGVTVLRRRFEGQMHGFFTLVDLLPASPQALDWIATGLRDLLDLPPVAPIGDPRD; encoded by the coding sequence ATGGCGGATGCGCGGAGCAGCTCCCGGGTGGCCGCCTTCTGGCGGTCGCGCAACGAACCGGACGAGGGGGGATCGGCAGCCGTCATGGGCGCAGGTTACGAGTTCCCGGTGTCCCGCGGTGTCGGCACTTCTGGCGGTACCGGGGCGGCGTCCCGGCTGCCTCACTGTGGAGACCGATACCCGTTGGAGGAGCCGACCGTGCCGCTGGACGACCCGACCACTGCCCTGCTGGCGCAGTTGGCCCAGCTGGGGGCTCCGCCCCTGGCCAGCCAGACACCCGAACAGATGCGGGCTGCAGCCCAGGGCGCTGGCCTCTCCCCCACCGCCCCGCCGATGCACCGGGTGCACGACCTGCAGGTGCCGACGGACGACGGTGCGACCGTCCCGGTTCGGCTGCTGGTCCCCGTCGAGCACCCCGACGGACTGCTCGTCTACCTGCACGGTGGCGGCTGGGTCTTCGGCGGCATCGAGGGGTTCGAGCAGGTCGGCCGAGAGCTCGCCGCCCGGACCGGTCTCGCAGTGGCCGTCGTGGCGTACCGGCTCGCGCCGGAGTTCCCGCACCCGACCCCCCTGGCCGATGCCTGGTCGGCCGTCTCCTGGCTCTCCGAGCAGGCAGCGGGCCTGCTGGGGGTCGACGGCCCCCTGGTCGTGGCTGGAGATTCGGCCGGCGCCACCCTGGCCACGGTGGTCGCCCGTCGAGCCGCAGCCACCGACGGTCCCAGGATCGCCGCCCAGGTGCTGGTCTACCCCGCGGTGGACCACGCGATGGACACCAACAGCTATCTCGACCCGCAGAACCAGCTCCTGGTCGACGCCGCGGCCATGGCCGTGCTCTGGGACCACTACGTGCCCGACCACGTCGAGCGCAGTCACCCCGATGTCTCGCCGCTGCGTGCGGACGACCTGGGCGGGCTGCCGCCCACCATCCTGGCCACCGCCGAGTTCGACGTCCTGCGCGATGAGGGCGAGGCCTACGCCGACCGACTGGCCGAGGCAGGTGTCACCGTCCTCCGTCGCCGCTTCGAGGGCCAGATGCACGGCTTCTTCACCCTGGTGGACCTCCTACCGGCCAGCCCACAGGCCCTGGACTGGATCGCCACCGGCCTGCGCGACCTGCTCGACCTCCCACCCGTCGCACCGATCGGAGACCCCCGTGACTGA
- a CDS encoding NAD(P)/FAD-dependent oxidoreductase: MRARPTPTDWPRQVSPSSVAASRARCTASSPWWTSYRPAHRPWTGSPPACATCSTSHPSHRSETPVTETPTPDVDAVVVGAGFAGLYQLHLLRQQGFTTRVFETGAGVGGTWYWNRYPGARCDVESIYYSYSFSPELDQEWTWSERYAAQPEILRYLQHVAERFDLEKDITFSTRVTAAVWDDAARFWQVTTDGGETVTARFVVMASGVLSKAKAPEVPGLDSFSGRVLHTSAWPHEGVDLSGLRVAVIGTGSSGIQAIPRIAEEAGSLTVFQRTPSYAMPAWNRPMEPDEVAQIKSGLVEQRAAQRYTVAGMINTSPEHAALDLDPEEVEATFQRAWDAGGLGSMLSTFTDVAVNPAANELVSDFVRRKIAEIVDDPETAEALTPRAHGLGTKRPCLDTGFYAAFNRPNVDLVDLARHPLESITPAGIRTADGEREFDVIVLATGFDAVTGSLLAVDFQGRDGLRLSEAWSEAPYSLLGLAVAGFPNLFTITGPLSPGILTNIVTTIEHDVEWVTETMLHLREHGIETIEATEQAQREWAEHVTMLSGYTLYPTANSWYLGANVPGKPRVFLAYVAGLASYRRHVEEVVADGYRGFTLGERALSSATA, translated from the coding sequence ATGAGGGCGAGGCCTACGCCGACCGACTGGCCGAGGCAGGTGTCACCGTCCTCCGTCGCCGCTTCGAGGGCCAGATGCACGGCTTCTTCACCCTGGTGGACCTCCTACCGGCCAGCCCACAGGCCCTGGACTGGATCGCCACCGGCCTGCGCGACCTGCTCGACCTCCCACCCGTCGCACCGATCGGAGACCCCCGTGACTGAGACCCCCACCCCTGACGTCGACGCGGTCGTCGTCGGAGCCGGCTTCGCCGGGCTCTACCAGCTGCACCTGCTCCGTCAGCAGGGGTTCACCACCCGCGTGTTCGAGACCGGCGCCGGCGTGGGCGGCACCTGGTACTGGAACCGCTACCCCGGCGCCCGCTGCGACGTCGAGAGCATCTACTACTCCTACTCCTTCTCCCCGGAGTTGGACCAGGAGTGGACCTGGAGCGAGCGGTACGCCGCACAACCGGAGATCCTCCGCTACCTGCAGCACGTCGCCGAGCGCTTCGACCTGGAGAAGGACATCACGTTCTCCACCCGGGTCACCGCGGCCGTCTGGGACGACGCCGCCCGCTTCTGGCAGGTGACCACCGACGGCGGAGAGACCGTCACCGCTCGCTTCGTGGTCATGGCCAGCGGCGTGCTGTCCAAGGCCAAGGCGCCCGAGGTGCCCGGGCTGGACTCCTTCTCCGGTCGGGTCCTGCACACCAGCGCCTGGCCGCACGAGGGGGTGGACCTCTCCGGGTTGCGGGTCGCGGTGATCGGGACGGGCTCCTCGGGCATCCAGGCGATCCCGCGGATTGCGGAGGAGGCCGGCAGCCTGACCGTCTTCCAGCGCACCCCGAGCTACGCCATGCCCGCCTGGAACCGTCCGATGGAGCCCGACGAGGTCGCCCAGATCAAGTCCGGCCTCGTCGAGCAGCGGGCGGCCCAGCGCTACACCGTCGCCGGGATGATCAACACCTCGCCGGAGCACGCGGCGCTCGACCTCGACCCGGAAGAGGTGGAGGCCACCTTCCAGCGGGCCTGGGACGCCGGCGGGCTGGGCTCGATGCTCTCCACCTTCACCGACGTGGCCGTGAACCCGGCTGCCAACGAGCTGGTCTCGGACTTCGTGCGCCGCAAGATCGCCGAGATCGTCGACGACCCGGAGACGGCTGAGGCCCTCACGCCCCGGGCACACGGACTGGGCACCAAGCGCCCGTGCCTGGACACCGGCTTCTACGCCGCGTTCAACCGTCCTAACGTCGACCTGGTCGATCTGGCCCGGCACCCGCTGGAGAGCATCACCCCGGCCGGCATCCGCACCGCTGACGGCGAACGCGAGTTCGACGTCATCGTGTTGGCGACCGGGTTCGACGCGGTGACCGGCTCCCTGCTGGCCGTGGACTTCCAGGGCCGGGACGGGCTGCGTCTGTCGGAGGCCTGGTCCGAGGCGCCGTACAGCCTACTGGGGCTCGCGGTAGCCGGCTTCCCCAACCTGTTCACGATCACCGGCCCGCTGAGCCCGGGGATCTTGACCAACATCGTGACGACGATCGAGCACGACGTGGAGTGGGTGACCGAGACCATGCTACACCTCCGCGAGCACGGCATCGAGACGATCGAGGCCACCGAGCAGGCGCAGCGGGAGTGGGCCGAGCACGTCACGATGCTCAGCGGATACACCCTCTACCCGACGGCCAACTCCTGGTACCTCGGTGCCAACGTGCCGGGCAAGCCCCGGGTCTTCCTGGCCTACGTGGCAGGCCTGGCGTCCTACCGTCGGCACGTCGAGGAGGTCGTGGCCGACGGGTACCGCGGCTTCACCCTGGGCGAGCGGGCTCTGTCCTCCGCCACCGCCTGA
- a CDS encoding TetR/AcrR family transcriptional regulator gives MLFPGWSKPLDTERVPLSPGHVLDRATVIDTAAALIARHGLDQTTLTSIADASGVSTAAVQRCFGSKQGLYAAAIAACRAAADDVHLAAMRHPAGQTRDVEALASILDFAASHPGSAALMLTSASALATGERPPVRGTERALLQTFGIDVESPDPERLTRVVAALTSLSVLVLVTPHLEVGTPWRELILATCTDCLGHRS, from the coding sequence ATGTTATTTCCCGGATGGTCAAAACCCTTGGACACTGAGAGGGTGCCCCTCTCCCCCGGCCACGTCCTGGACCGAGCCACCGTGATCGACACCGCCGCCGCCCTCATCGCCCGACACGGTCTCGACCAGACGACCCTGACATCGATAGCAGACGCGAGCGGGGTCTCGACAGCGGCCGTCCAGCGCTGCTTCGGGAGCAAGCAGGGCCTGTACGCAGCGGCCATCGCGGCCTGCCGGGCCGCTGCCGACGACGTCCACCTCGCGGCCATGCGACACCCGGCCGGTCAGACCCGGGACGTCGAGGCACTGGCCTCGATCCTGGACTTCGCCGCCTCGCACCCGGGGTCGGCCGCACTGATGCTCACCTCGGCCAGCGCGCTGGCCACGGGCGAGCGACCGCCGGTCCGCGGGACGGAGCGGGCCCTGTTGCAGACCTTCGGCATCGACGTGGAGTCCCCGGACCCCGAGCGGCTGACCCGGGTGGTGGCGGCCCTGACCTCGCTGAGCGTGCTCGTGCTGGTCACCCCCCACCTCGAAGTCGGCACTCCGTGGCGCGAGCTCATCCTGGCCACCTGCACGGACTGCCTGGGCCATCGCAGCTGA
- a CDS encoding MMPL family transporter, whose protein sequence is MARLLYRLGAGAHRRRRLVLALWLVVLALGGIGAVTLSGPTSDTFTISGQESSDALAVIERDFGSAAGSGASAQVVVQAPDGQTLTTGENAATVTTLVDSLGGLTGVTSATNPLDAANPTVNADQTTGYSTVTYSTAPEDVTPEQKDQLLDAVDTARDAGLTVEIDGTAYSAEPHTPIGEVVGVVLALVVLTFTFGSLLVAGMNLVTALVGVGVGVVGITIASGFTDLSSTTSVLAIMLGLAVGIDYALFIITRFRQELRRTGDVATSVATAVGTAGSAVVVAGLTVVIALAGLSVVGISFLTEMGLGAAFTIVVAVLVSLTLVPAVLGFLGRRALPVKERAAFDHADSGSLTGTPTETDPIDTSAATSTGRLDRWVHTTTRHRVPTLVVGVAALGVLAIPALSMQTTLVVSPEDGTTQAAAQDLLADGFGPGFNGPLTVLFTGADAAAALTEISPAVTALDDVVTVTAPVPDATGDAALMTIIPASGPTSEATEQLVGDVRALFDSSTSGVETYVTGTTAVSVDVSAGLDDALPVYLALVVGLAFVLLVLVFRSLLVPLVGVLGFLLTVIAALGATVAVFQWGWLAGLIGLSTTGPIVAIAPILMIGILFGLAMDYQVFLVSRMHEAHGRGSSALEAVHLGFKGAASVVVAAAAIMFAVFAGFIPGGEAVIKSIGFALAIGVLIDAFVVRLVLVPAALALLGERAWWLPRWLQWLPHLDVEGTSVADTPAAASDDHDAEHPAVPAGV, encoded by the coding sequence ATGGCACGTCTGTTGTACCGACTCGGCGCCGGCGCCCACCGTCGCCGGCGCCTCGTCCTCGCGCTCTGGCTGGTCGTCCTGGCCCTCGGGGGCATCGGCGCCGTGACGCTGTCCGGACCCACGTCGGACACGTTCACGATCTCCGGCCAGGAGTCCAGCGACGCCCTCGCGGTGATCGAGCGCGACTTCGGCAGCGCGGCCGGCTCGGGCGCCAGCGCCCAGGTCGTCGTCCAGGCACCCGACGGGCAGACGCTGACCACCGGCGAGAACGCCGCCACCGTCACCACCCTCGTGGACTCCCTCGGCGGACTCACCGGTGTCACCTCGGCGACGAACCCCCTGGATGCGGCGAACCCGACGGTGAACGCCGACCAGACCACCGGGTACAGCACCGTCACCTACTCCACCGCCCCGGAGGACGTCACGCCGGAGCAGAAGGACCAGCTGCTCGACGCGGTGGACACCGCCCGGGACGCCGGGCTGACCGTGGAGATCGACGGCACGGCGTACAGCGCCGAGCCCCACACCCCCATCGGCGAGGTCGTCGGGGTCGTCCTGGCCCTGGTCGTGCTCACCTTCACGTTCGGGTCCCTGCTCGTCGCCGGGATGAACCTGGTGACCGCGCTCGTCGGGGTCGGCGTCGGCGTCGTGGGCATCACGATCGCCAGCGGCTTCACCGACCTGAGCTCCACCACTTCGGTGCTGGCGATCATGCTCGGCCTGGCCGTCGGCATCGACTACGCCCTGTTCATCATCACCAGGTTCCGCCAGGAGCTCCGGCGCACAGGTGACGTGGCGACCTCCGTGGCGACCGCGGTGGGCACGGCCGGCTCGGCCGTCGTCGTCGCCGGACTCACCGTCGTCATCGCCCTGGCCGGGCTGTCGGTCGTGGGCATCTCGTTCCTCACCGAGATGGGCCTGGGTGCCGCGTTCACCATCGTGGTCGCCGTGCTCGTCTCGCTCACCCTGGTGCCGGCCGTCCTCGGGTTCCTCGGCCGACGCGCACTGCCGGTCAAGGAGCGGGCGGCCTTCGACCACGCCGACAGCGGATCCCTCACCGGGACACCGACCGAGACCGACCCCATCGACACCTCCGCGGCAACGTCGACCGGACGGCTCGACCGGTGGGTCCACACCACCACCCGGCATCGCGTGCCGACGCTGGTCGTGGGAGTCGCGGCCCTCGGCGTGCTGGCCATCCCCGCGTTGTCCATGCAGACCACGCTCGTGGTCAGCCCCGAGGACGGCACCACCCAGGCAGCCGCGCAGGACCTGCTCGCCGACGGGTTCGGCCCGGGCTTCAACGGCCCGTTGACCGTCCTGTTTACCGGTGCCGACGCGGCGGCCGCGCTGACGGAGATCAGCCCGGCGGTCACCGCCCTGGACGACGTCGTCACCGTCACGGCGCCGGTCCCCGATGCCACCGGTGACGCAGCCCTGATGACGATCATCCCGGCGTCCGGACCCACGAGTGAGGCCACGGAGCAGCTGGTCGGCGATGTCCGGGCGCTGTTCGACAGCTCCACCAGCGGCGTGGAGACCTACGTGACCGGCACGACCGCGGTCAGCGTGGACGTGTCGGCCGGGTTGGACGACGCGTTGCCGGTCTACCTGGCTCTCGTGGTCGGCCTCGCCTTCGTGTTGCTGGTGCTGGTCTTCCGGTCGCTGCTCGTGCCGCTCGTGGGCGTGCTGGGCTTCCTGCTGACCGTCATCGCCGCCCTGGGTGCGACCGTGGCCGTCTTCCAGTGGGGTTGGCTGGCTGGCCTCATCGGGTTGTCGACGACCGGACCGATCGTGGCCATCGCCCCGATCCTGATGATCGGCATCCTGTTCGGCCTGGCCATGGACTACCAGGTCTTCCTGGTGTCCCGGATGCACGAGGCGCACGGGAGGGGTTCATCGGCCCTGGAGGCGGTGCACCTGGGCTTCAAGGGCGCGGCGAGCGTCGTCGTCGCGGCCGCCGCCATCATGTTCGCCGTGTTCGCCGGCTTCATCCCCGGTGGTGAGGCGGTCATCAAGTCCATCGGCTTCGCCCTCGCCATCGGTGTCCTCATCGACGCCTTCGTCGTCCGGCTGGTCCTCGTGCCCGCCGCGCTGGCGCTGCTGGGAGAGCGCGCCTGGTGGCTCCCCCGCTGGCTGCAGTGGCTGCCGCACCTCGACGTCGAGGGCACGTCGGTGGCCGACACCCCGGCAGCCGCGTCCGACGACCACGACGCCGAGCACCCGGCGGTCCCGGCCGGCGTCTGA
- a CDS encoding GDSL family lipase, protein MPDQTPGFRPGRIRRAVTPIARALTERLVGPSKAMRASQFAQLPTPAGHVVMLGDSITQLGVWEEWFAGRPVLNRGISGDTSADLLARVDTAVHDPVAVFLLIGTNDLTIGVALQDIVANVRALLAAIEDRAPGTPVVLQSVMPRTHRYRADIGVLNRAYRALAEETTHVTFLDLTHALVDDAGDLRQDLSADRIHLNGAGYAAWVEVLRPELARFTG, encoded by the coding sequence GTGCCCGACCAGACCCCGGGCTTCCGCCCCGGACGCATCCGCAGGGCCGTGACCCCGATCGCGCGAGCGCTGACCGAGCGCTTGGTGGGCCCGTCGAAGGCAATGCGCGCCTCGCAGTTCGCGCAGCTGCCCACACCCGCCGGTCACGTCGTCATGCTCGGCGACAGCATCACCCAGCTCGGGGTCTGGGAGGAGTGGTTCGCGGGGCGCCCGGTGCTGAACCGGGGGATCAGCGGTGACACCTCCGCCGACCTGCTCGCCCGGGTGGACACGGCGGTGCACGATCCGGTGGCCGTGTTTCTGCTGATCGGGACCAACGACCTGACCATCGGCGTCGCACTGCAGGACATCGTCGCCAACGTCCGTGCGCTCCTGGCGGCGATCGAGGACCGTGCGCCGGGGACGCCGGTCGTGCTGCAGAGCGTCATGCCGCGCACCCACCGGTACCGGGCCGACATCGGGGTGCTCAACCGCGCCTACCGCGCCCTGGCCGAGGAGACGACCCACGTGACGTTCCTCGACCTGACCCACGCGCTCGTGGACGACGCCGGGGATCTCCGGCAGGACCTGTCCGCCGACCGCATCCACCTCAACGGCGCCGGCTACGCCGCCTGGGTCGAGGTCCTCCGGCCCGAGCTCGCCCGATTCACCGGCTGA
- a CDS encoding beta-glucosidase — protein MSDLTRFRDASLSAHERAQALLEEMTVEEKAQQLTCIMPPSVLGPDGLRADTVEQVLGHGIGQVAPLTSTGGTTPQRIADEINLIQRHLVENTRLGVPAVFHNEAIAGLQAPGHVVFPTQSGVAATWSPELSQQMGDVVRQQMRRLGMSQALGPVFDVSLEPRWGRVHETYGEDPYLVAAFGTAYVTGLQGAGLSDGVVATGKHFLGYGASEGGLNSANVEAGSRRIRDVFALPFEAAIQLGGLRSVMNTYSEVDGVPAAISRELLTDLLRTTLEFQGYVSSDYISFQHVVDRALAAVDAAEAARLGLEAGLDLELPSPWSYGSTLAAEVHAGRIAEDLLDPSVLRLLTAKFELGLFEQPYAQESIDLAAVAAEGRELAQEMADRSVTLLKNDGLLPLGPDAGSVAVVGPHADAAALQYGAYSFPAARSVGLFMAQGGFNNMVGMEDYLPTADTSTAKPLTQEEWVRDHYGVRGLAEELGDRGLTVVAEAGTGIVADLGEEAFERAVSAARAADVVVLAVGGASAWFVGDRTEGEASDSLSIELPEVQRRLVDAVTALGKPTVVVLVQGRPYVLPPALLDARAIVSASYNGVGGLVAMSRVLVGELNPGGKLPFTLPRHQGQLPVFHHQRSASGYRSHTPFGQHYIDGPATPLYPFGHGLSYTTFDLTDLEIGAESIDTTGGTTVAATVTNTGARSGAEVVQLYLGIRTSGVTRAAQTLAGFSRVELQPGESRRVVFSLAASQLGHTNAQGGFSVDPGRTEVFVGTSSEDLPLTGSFAVTGERTELRSSERSFFSGVEVTATR, from the coding sequence ATGTCCGACCTGACCCGCTTCCGAGACGCCTCGCTGTCCGCGCACGAGCGCGCCCAGGCGCTGCTCGAGGAGATGACCGTCGAGGAGAAGGCGCAGCAGTTGACCTGCATCATGCCGCCGTCCGTGCTCGGCCCTGACGGCCTCCGCGCCGACACCGTCGAGCAGGTGCTGGGTCACGGCATCGGCCAGGTGGCCCCGCTGACGTCGACCGGTGGGACGACGCCGCAGCGCATCGCCGACGAGATCAACCTGATCCAGCGCCACCTGGTCGAGAACACCCGGCTCGGCGTGCCGGCGGTCTTCCACAACGAGGCCATCGCCGGCCTGCAGGCACCCGGGCACGTCGTCTTCCCGACCCAGTCGGGGGTCGCGGCCACGTGGAGCCCCGAGCTGAGCCAGCAGATGGGCGACGTGGTCCGGCAGCAGATGCGCCGGCTGGGGATGAGCCAGGCACTCGGGCCGGTCTTCGACGTCTCGCTGGAGCCTCGCTGGGGCCGGGTGCACGAGACCTACGGCGAGGACCCCTACCTCGTCGCGGCCTTCGGCACCGCGTACGTGACCGGCCTGCAGGGCGCCGGTCTGTCCGACGGCGTGGTGGCCACCGGCAAGCACTTCCTGGGCTACGGCGCCTCCGAGGGAGGTCTCAACTCGGCCAACGTCGAGGCGGGCTCCCGGCGCATCCGCGACGTCTTCGCGCTGCCCTTCGAGGCGGCCATCCAGCTGGGCGGTCTGCGCTCGGTCATGAACACCTACTCCGAGGTCGACGGCGTGCCGGCCGCCATCTCCCGCGAGCTGCTGACCGATCTCCTCCGCACCACCCTCGAGTTCCAGGGATACGTCTCCTCGGACTACATCTCCTTCCAGCACGTCGTGGACCGGGCGCTGGCCGCGGTCGATGCCGCCGAGGCCGCCCGGCTCGGTCTCGAAGCCGGCCTGGACCTCGAGCTGCCCTCCCCGTGGTCCTACGGGTCGACGCTCGCGGCCGAGGTGCACGCCGGCCGGATCGCCGAGGACCTGCTGGACCCCTCGGTCCTGCGGCTGCTCACCGCGAAGTTCGAGCTCGGCCTCTTCGAGCAGCCCTACGCGCAGGAGTCCATCGACCTCGCTGCCGTCGCTGCCGAGGGGCGCGAGCTGGCGCAGGAGATGGCCGACCGCTCGGTCACCCTGCTGAAGAACGACGGCCTCCTCCCGCTGGGCCCCGACGCGGGTTCCGTGGCCGTCGTGGGCCCGCACGCCGACGCCGCCGCGCTGCAGTACGGCGCCTACTCGTTCCCGGCAGCCCGGTCTGTGGGCCTGTTCATGGCCCAGGGCGGCTTCAACAACATGGTCGGCATGGAGGACTACCTCCCGACGGCCGACACCTCGACCGCCAAGCCGCTGACCCAGGAGGAGTGGGTCCGGGACCACTACGGCGTCCGCGGACTGGCCGAGGAGCTCGGCGACCGCGGCCTCACCGTGGTCGCCGAGGCGGGGACCGGCATCGTGGCCGACCTCGGCGAGGAGGCATTCGAGCGGGCGGTGTCCGCGGCCCGCGCGGCCGACGTGGTCGTCCTGGCCGTGGGTGGTGCCAGTGCCTGGTTCGTCGGTGACCGCACCGAGGGCGAGGCGAGCGACTCGCTGAGCATCGAGCTGCCCGAGGTGCAGCGGCGGCTGGTCGACGCCGTCACCGCGCTGGGGAAGCCCACGGTCGTGGTGCTCGTGCAGGGGCGCCCCTACGTGCTGCCCCCGGCCCTGCTCGACGCCCGGGCGATCGTGTCGGCCTCCTACAACGGGGTCGGCGGGCTGGTGGCGATGAGTCGGGTCCTGGTCGGCGAGCTCAACCCCGGCGGGAAGCTGCCCTTCACGCTGCCCCGGCACCAGGGGCAGCTGCCCGTCTTCCACCACCAGCGCAGCGCGAGCGGGTACCGCAGCCACACGCCGTTCGGTCAGCACTACATCGACGGCCCGGCCACCCCGCTGTACCCCTTCGGCCACGGGCTGAGCTACACGACCTTCGACCTCACCGACCTCGAGATCGGTGCGGAGTCGATCGACACCACGGGCGGGACGACGGTCGCCGCCACCGTGACCAACACGGGTGCGCGGTCCGGTGCCGAGGTCGTGCAGCTCTACCTGGGCATCCGGACGAGTGGCGTGACCCGCGCCGCCCAGACGCTGGCCGGGTTCTCCCGGGTCGAGCTGCAGCCCGGTGAGAGTCGACGGGTGGTCTTCTCGCTCGCGGCCAGTCAGCTCGGCCACACCAACGCCCAGGGCGGCTTCTCGGTCGACCCCGGTCGTACCGAGGTGTTCGTCGGGACGTCCTCGGAGGACCTCCCGCTGACCGGCTCGTTCGCCGTGACCGGCGAGCGCACCGAGCTCCGCTCGAGCGAGCGGAGCTTCTTCTCCGGGGTCGAGGTGACCGCGACGCGCTGA
- a CDS encoding TetR/AcrR family transcriptional regulator, which yields MAAQHGEGTPRTAGDGTPRRGRGRPPRVSRASIIEAARGVPAEDLSVQAVATRLGVDRSTITYHFADRDELFATLASVVLGSELAALTPPTSDRWQDWVASYATGVYDALVRHSAVAVYVRMPLGIDAASLTPVESLVQKLAAAGFPDETIGHAVAYISEVVHAVAQNQVLVARGRHPQEAELTRYLDGQGEDVAPGLRRLARGDLLGRPDHVDFAIRALVAGLEAQLSHRS from the coding sequence GTGGCTGCTCAGCACGGGGAAGGCACCCCGCGGACCGCGGGTGACGGCACCCCCCGTCGAGGCCGTGGTCGCCCCCCGCGGGTGTCCCGCGCCTCGATCATCGAAGCCGCCCGCGGCGTACCGGCCGAGGACCTGTCGGTCCAGGCGGTCGCCACCCGGCTGGGCGTGGACCGGTCCACCATCACCTACCACTTCGCCGACCGGGACGAGCTCTTCGCGACGCTCGCCTCCGTCGTCCTGGGCTCCGAGCTCGCCGCCCTGACCCCGCCGACGAGCGACCGGTGGCAGGACTGGGTGGCGAGCTACGCCACCGGCGTCTACGACGCCCTGGTCCGGCACTCGGCCGTCGCCGTCTACGTGCGCATGCCCCTGGGCATCGACGCCGCGTCGCTGACCCCGGTGGAGAGCCTGGTGCAGAAGCTGGCCGCGGCCGGGTTCCCCGACGAGACCATCGGGCACGCGGTGGCGTACATCAGCGAGGTCGTGCACGCCGTCGCCCAGAACCAGGTCCTGGTCGCCCGCGGGCGGCACCCGCAGGAGGCAGAGCTCACCCGGTACCTCGACGGCCAGGGCGAGGACGTCGCCCCCGGCCTGCGCCGACTGGCCCGAGGCGACCTCCTGGGTCGCCCGGACCACGTGGACTTCGCCATCCGCGCCCTCGTGGCCGGCCTGGAAGCGCAGCTCTCACACCGGTCCTGA